From the genome of Perca fluviatilis chromosome 1, GENO_Pfluv_1.0, whole genome shotgun sequence, one region includes:
- the dand5 gene encoding DAN domain family member 5, translated as MAFTISLVILSSWTAVAFTFPHNTFDNIIKGSRVEIESSGSGPDEPVRGIVKVVQLDPRALAHSGFFRGGLTPRRVPSLSSRLSFPAFLSHGRPGLAPAPRTPVSPLHHLHPKSPTVMELKKRQGLQMWQRAINKGEKMSTSLPVNLKDTKQTCTAVPFTQRVTTDGCSTVTVHNKLCFGQCSSLFVPSEGEFAGLGAGTGALHHRTPCSRCAPSKTHTVAVPLQCGAKVREKRVMVVEECKCETGREEKSAMAEHP; from the exons ATGGCTTTCACTATCAGCCTTGTCATTTTGTCTAGTTGGACAGCTGTAGCTTTTACATTTCCTCACAATACTTTTGACAACATTATCAAAGGCTCAAGAGTCGAAATTGAATCATCTGGCAGCGGACCGGATGAACCTGTCCGGGGAATAGTGAAGGTTGTGCAGCTGGACCCTCGTGCCCTGGCCCACTCAGGGTTCTTCAGAGGGGGGCTGACCCCCAGAAGAGTCCCCTCCCTCAGCTCCAGATTGTCCTTCCCTGCTTTCTTGTCTCACGGGCGTCCAGGTCTGGCCCCGGCCCCCAGGACCCCAGTGAGTCCACTACACCACCTGCACCCTAAAAGCCCCACTGTGATGGAACTAAAGAAGAGGCAAGGCCTGCAGATGTGGCAGAGAGCCATAAATAAAGGAGAGAAAATGAGCACGTCCCTGCCAGTAAACCTGAAGGACACTAAACAGACGTGCACTGCTGTACCTTTCACTCAG CGTGTGACAACAGACGGATGCAGCACTGTAACAGTGCACAACAAGCTGTGTTTCGGCCAGTGCAGCTCCCTGTTTGTCCCATCTGAAGGGGAGTTTGCCGGGCTGGGTGCTGGGACAGGGGCCCTCCACCACCGGACCCCCTGCTCCCGCTGCGCTCCATCCAAAACTCACACTGTGGCTGTGCCCCTGCAGTGTGGAGCCAAGGTCCGGGAGAAGCGAGTGATGGTGGTGGAGGAGTGCAAATGTGAGACGGGCCGAGAGGAAAAGAGTGCTATGGCCGAACACCCGTAA